From Elephas maximus indicus isolate mEleMax1 chromosome 1, mEleMax1 primary haplotype, whole genome shotgun sequence, a single genomic window includes:
- the RNF182 gene encoding E3 ubiquitin-protein ligase RNF182 isoform X3 — MVTQGRRLHVVETKPPSSQPARSAPELLLRGRLPPLLGAAAAAGAALGTSPLPLPPPPRGSRRVPYTSPVVEPYIRSVL, encoded by the exons ATGGTGACGCAGGGTCGGCGGCTCCACGTAGTGGAAACAAAGCCGCCCTCCAGCCAGCCGGCTCGCTCCGCGCCCGAGCTCCTCCTCCGCGGGCGCCTCCCTCCCCTCCTAGGCGCCGCTGCCGCTGCCGGAGCTGCTCTGGGCACCTCGCCGCTGccactgccgccgccgccgcggggcAG TCGCAGAGTTCCTTACACCTCTCCAGTTGTGGAGCCCTATATCAG